Proteins encoded in a region of the Diospyros lotus cultivar Yz01 chromosome 9, ASM1463336v1, whole genome shotgun sequence genome:
- the LOC127809278 gene encoding zinc finger BED domain-containing protein RICESLEEPER 2-like, whose translation MRAKQKALNFPLTNTKVSSQVAEPILVNPGAKYDHARQREATAHWVMMHEHAFSVVEEKGFLFMMRCNNPSYEKISRKTLKNDCVAVYDVEKKKLKSTLMAMSKISLTTDLWKSQNQKIEYMVLTGHYIDTEWLLQKRILSFVHAPPPQRGIDIGDAIFKCLKEWEIEGKIFTVSVDNASYNDSCLRALKDVISRHRKLVYGGNLFHVRCCAHILNLLVQDGLGRIIGIIENVRESVKFINQSEARLPMFAEIAQNLQLGGRKLILDCPTRWNSTYEMLSIALQFKEVFPRFQDREPTYRWLPEPYEWEKVEKVTMLLEVFNVATHVIWGSEYPTANLYLTEVFRIKHVLDKVITNNCLFMQDMAWTMKTKFDKYWSECNMVIALANILDPRCKMMGVRMCFPMIYPKDEAEENIKNVPKALNDIYAEYVIFLSEDAEREQSTNINESHSIMTSISSSSTGWSLLMDFVKQTKAIPPIKSEVEVYLDEPIYIPNNSLHTTFCALDWWKVNNSKFRVLSRMAANVLAIPISTVASKSTVSAGGRIIDSFRASLNPDTVEALICGGDWLRVLYGIRNKPKVDQNPKEIVLPI comes from the exons ATGAGAGCAAAGCAAAAAGCTTTAAACTTTCCACTAACAAACACTAAAGTTAGTTCACAAGTTGCTGAACCAATTTTAGTGAATCCTGGGGCCAAATATGACCATGCAAGACAACGGGAGGCAACAGCACATTGGGTTATGATGCATGAACATGCCTTTAGTGTTGTGGAGGAGAAGGGTTTTCTATTTATGATGAGATGCAACAATCCCTCATATGAGAAGATCAGCCGAAAAACCTTAAAAAATGATTGTGTTGCTGTATATGATGTTGAGAAAAAGAAGTTGAAATCAACATTAATGGCTATGAGTAAAATTAGCTTGACCACAGATCTTTGGAAATCTCAAAATCAGAAAATTGAATATATGGTGCTTACAGGTCATTATATTGATACAGAGTGGCTCTTGCAAAAACGTATCCTTAGCTTTGTGCATGCTCCTCCACCTCAGCGTGGCATTGATATTGGTGATGCTATTTTTAAATGCCTTAAAGAGTGGGAAATTGAAGGCAAAATCTTTACTGTGTCAGTAGACAATGCTTCCTATAATGATTCATGTTTGAGGGCTTTAAAAGATGTGATATCTCGGCATAGGAAGTTAGTTTATGGTGGAAATTTGTTTCATGTGCGTTGTTGTGCACACATCTTGAACTTGCTAGTTCAAGATGGACTTGGGAGGATTATAGGCATTATTGAAAATGTGCGTGAAAGTGTAAAGTTCATCAACCAATCTGAGGCAAGATTACCCATGTTCGCTGAAATTGCTCAAAATTTGCAACTTGGTGGGAGGAAATTAATTCTTGACTGCCCTACTCGTTGGAATTCAACATATGAAATGCTTTCAATAGCATTGCAATTCAAAGAAGTATTTCCACGATTCCAAGACAGAGAACCTACTTACAGGTGGCTTCCAGAGCCATATGAATGGGAAAAGGTTGAGAAAGTTACTATGTTGCTAGAAGTGTTTAATGTGGCCACACATGTTATTTGGGGAAGTGAATATCCAACTGCCAATCTATACCTTACAGAGGTATTTAGGATTAAGCATGTCCTAGACAAAGTAATTACGAATAATTGTCTTTTCATGCAAGACATGGCTTGGACAATGAAAACTAAATTTGACAAATATTGGAGTGAGTGCAACATGGTTATAGCACTTGCTAATATTTTGGACCCTAGGTGCAAGATGATGGGTGTTAGAATGTGCTTCCCAATGATCTATCCAAAAGATGAAGctgaagaaaatataaaaaatgtacCAAAAGCccttaatgatatatatgcagaatatgttatttttttaagtgaGGATGCAGAAAGAGAACAATCTACAAATATTAATGAGAGTCATAGTATTATGACCTCAATATCTTCAAGCTCTACAGGGTGGTCATTGTTGATGGATTTTGTAAAACAAACAAAGGCAATTCCTCCTATAAAATCTGAAGTGGAAGTTTATTTAGATGAGCCTATATACATTCCAAACAATAGTTTACATACTACCTTTTGTGCTTTAGATTGGTGGAAGgtgaataattcaaaatttcgAGTGTTATCTAGAATGGCTGCAAATGTTCTTGCTATTCCAATATCAACAGTAGCTTCAAAATCCACCGTTAGTGCTGGTGGAAGAATCATTGATTCATTTCGGGCTTCTTTGAATCCAGATACAGTTGAAGCCTTAATTTGTGGAGGAGATTGGCTTCGGGTTCTATATGGTATTAGGAACAAACCTAAG GTGGatcaaaatccaaaagaaattgTATTACCAATCTGA